One genomic region from Terriglobales bacterium encodes:
- a CDS encoding DUF433 domain-containing protein produces the protein MARTKIATCCSRFRTKRQSTVIQGGVRYTLASRADSMRPRQPNPLEVPNYTIEEAARYLHILPSKLRYWVIGDEDSAPLTTIYSHKPMLLSFKNLVECFVLESLRHAHNVSLQGIRHGVEELRREKPSKYPLADYDLSTEKTKRGVTIYLEDKGVGTTHLVNLRAGGQQVFNFLQPWLRRVERNTHGIAQRLFPFTRKEYLNAPANAPQFVVIDPTVSFGMPVLVDSRISTAFLLSRKNGGATIPQLANDYGRLEAEIEEAIKIEQAA, from the coding sequence ATGGCCCGCACCAAGATTGCAACGTGTTGTTCCAGATTCAGAACAAAAAGACAATCCACGGTCATCCAAGGGGGTGTCCGTTATACTCTGGCATCTCGGGCTGACTCCATGCGACCACGCCAACCCAATCCGCTGGAAGTACCGAATTATACGATTGAGGAAGCTGCGCGCTATCTCCACATCCTTCCGTCCAAGCTGCGTTACTGGGTGATAGGCGACGAAGACTCCGCTCCGCTCACTACGATTTACAGCCACAAGCCAATGCTGTTGTCCTTTAAGAATCTGGTGGAATGTTTTGTTCTAGAGAGTCTGCGCCACGCTCACAATGTGAGTCTGCAAGGCATCCGCCACGGTGTAGAGGAACTGCGTCGGGAGAAACCATCCAAGTACCCGTTGGCCGATTACGATCTGAGTACAGAGAAAACCAAACGCGGAGTGACAATCTACCTGGAAGACAAGGGAGTAGGCACAACGCATCTCGTTAACCTTAGGGCTGGTGGCCAGCAAGTCTTCAATTTCTTACAGCCGTGGCTCCGGCGAGTGGAGCGGAACACGCATGGGATTGCCCAGCGGCTGTTCCCGTTCACGCGCAAGGAATACTTGAACGCGCCAGCCAATGCCCCGCAGTTTGTAGTGATTGACCCAACGGTGTCCTTTGGGATGCCCGTACTAGTAGATTCCCGCATCTCTACTGCATTTCTGCTGAGCCGCAAGAACGGTGGGGCCACAATTCCACAGCTGGCGAATGACTATGGCAGACTCGAAGCAGAAATCGAGGAAGCAATTAAAATCGAGCAAGCGGCTTAA
- a CDS encoding IS1595 family transposase → MDSLNLASLAEHFSDADKARQFLEGQRWPNGPVCPHCDSTEIYKLTPKTSKKGKHVRVGVYKCARCREQFTVTVGTIFEDSHIPLHKWLFAIHLLCASKKGMSAHQLHRMLGVTYKSAWFMAHRIRYAMSQPSFKEKLRGIVEADETYVGGKGKTQFMGRATGKTRTAVVSVIQRDGDARSFPVTRVTGENLSEIIRKNVDRSAAFCTDEFPSYKNIGHMFEGGHHTVTHSKGEYSREWVHVNSCEGLFATLKRGLTGVYHQVGQHHLHRYLGEFDFRYNTRKLKDGQRTLMAIQQSAGKRLMLRDSKEQKAG, encoded by the coding sequence ATGGACAGCCTGAATCTAGCGAGTCTGGCGGAACACTTCAGCGATGCGGACAAGGCCCGTCAGTTCCTAGAGGGGCAGCGTTGGCCGAACGGCCCTGTCTGTCCGCACTGTGACAGCACGGAGATTTATAAGCTCACGCCCAAGACCAGCAAGAAGGGCAAGCACGTCCGCGTTGGCGTGTACAAGTGTGCGAGGTGCCGCGAGCAGTTCACGGTGACAGTCGGCACGATCTTCGAGGACAGCCACATCCCTCTCCACAAGTGGCTGTTTGCGATTCATCTTCTGTGCGCTTCCAAGAAGGGCATGAGTGCCCACCAGCTACACCGGATGCTTGGAGTGACGTACAAGTCTGCGTGGTTCATGGCTCATCGTATTCGGTACGCGATGAGCCAACCATCATTTAAGGAGAAGCTTCGGGGCATCGTTGAGGCAGACGAAACCTATGTAGGCGGCAAGGGCAAGACTCAGTTCATGGGCCGCGCTACTGGCAAGACGCGCACGGCAGTAGTCTCCGTCATTCAACGCGACGGCGATGCGCGTTCCTTTCCCGTTACGCGAGTGACGGGCGAGAACCTGAGCGAGATCATCCGCAAGAACGTTGACCGTTCCGCAGCGTTCTGCACGGATGAGTTTCCGAGCTACAAGAACATTGGGCATATGTTTGAAGGTGGGCATCACACCGTCACCCATAGCAAGGGCGAGTACAGCCGCGAGTGGGTACACGTCAACAGTTGCGAAGGCTTGTTCGCCACGTTGAAGCGCGGCCTCACTGGTGTCTATCACCAAGTGGGCCAGCACCACCTACACCGCTACTTGGGCGAGTTCGATTTCAGGTACAACACGCGCAAGCTGAAAGATGGGCAGCGCACGTTGATGGCTATTCAGCAGAGCGCAGGAAAGAGGCTCATGCTCCGGGACTCAAAGGAGCAGAAAGCGGGCTAA